The Maniola hyperantus chromosome 9, iAphHyp1.2, whole genome shotgun sequence genome includes a region encoding these proteins:
- the LOC117984986 gene encoding heterogeneous nuclear ribonucleoprotein A2 homolog 2-like isoform X1 — translation MYIGHRSIGTSDAYWHGNAIIRNFIYTETRYCLVSNIVVYFKRIPGCRQDEVIHFAVTSETKNSKTKAIKDEKTKTVTDQKSDNSAFLQKFLTPLNHDTNQRYGLKGVKYGNEGLIRNYNNGYYDYNDENEDYLKYERRPIESSKGLYEPNILGYSKNIGAFGGLMSYGNGGEQNVWGNFRNSEGKLRNMGVYDRRNSYSRNEGELRKGYGNNGNKGYGELRKGYGDNENKGYGEFRKGYGDMRYGNMGYNGELRKEYGNMRYGNNMGYNGELRKGYGNMRYGNKGYGNTGLGNIFYNLNIPFEPEYLGYVGSVDPKGYGIKERYYYRLIGRRGLGFDKRTATSYGLTAPITPSLLSVVGRKYYDDRDYYDFNQEGTYKI, via the exons GTCAATAGGCACATCCGATGCTTATTGGCACGGCAATGCAATTATacgcaattttatttatactgaAACGCGGTATTGTCTGGTCAGTAATATAGTGGTTTACTTCAAGAGGATACCTGGCTGTAGGCAAGATGAAGTTATTCATTTTG CTGTGACTTCCGAGACTAAAAATTCGAAGACCAAGGCCATCAAAGATGAGAAGACCAAGACCGTCACAGATCAGAAGAGTGATAACTCAGCTTTCCTCCAAAAATTCTTAACACCCCTAAATCATGACACAAACCAAAGATATGGTTTAAAAGGTGTAAAATATGGTAACGAGGGACTCATTAGAAATTATAACAATGGATACTACGATTACAATGATGAAAACGAAGATTACTTGAAGTACGAACGTAGACCAATAGAGTCGAGCAAGGGCCTTTACGAGCCCAATATTTTGGGATATTCTAAAAATATCGGCGCATTCGGAGGCCTCATGAGTTATGGGAATGGTGGTGAACAAAATGTTTGGGGTAATTTTAGAAACTCCGAAGGTAAATTGAGAAACATGGGCGTCTATGACAGGCGTAACAGTTATTCTAGAAATGAAGGTGAATTGAGAAAAGGATATGGTAATAATGGAAATAAGGGTTATGGTGAATTAAGAAAAGGATATGGTGATAACGAAAATAAGGGTTATGGTGAATTTAGAAAAGGATATGGTGATATGAGATACGGAAATATGGGCTATAATGGTGAATTAAGAAAAGAATATGGTAATATGAGATACGGAAATAATATGGGCTATAATGGTGAATTGAGAAAAGGATATGGTAATATGAGATACGGAAATAAGGGTTATGGGAACACAGGGCTTGGAAATATCTTCTATAACCTGAATATACCATTCGAGCCTGAATATTTAGGTTATGTAGGTAGCGTAGATCCAAAAGGGTATGGTATCAAAGAGAGGTATTACTACAGATTGATCGGCCGAAGAGGATTAGGATTCGACAAAAGGACAGCTACTTCCTACGGACTGACTGCACCGATAACGCCGTCGCTTTTGAGCGTGGTTGGAAGAAAGTACTATGACGACCGCGATTACTATGATTTTAACCAAGAGGGTACTTACAAAATATGA
- the LOC117984986 gene encoding heterogeneous nuclear ribonucleoprotein A2 homolog 2-like isoform X2 has protein sequence MKLFILTLFSLILAVTSETKNSKTKAIKDEKTKTVTDQKSDNSAFLQKFLTPLNHDTNQRYGLKGVKYGNEGLIRNYNNGYYDYNDENEDYLKYERRPIESSKGLYEPNILGYSKNIGAFGGLMSYGNGGEQNVWGNFRNSEGKLRNMGVYDRRNSYSRNEGELRKGYGNNGNKGYGELRKGYGDNENKGYGEFRKGYGDMRYGNMGYNGELRKEYGNMRYGNNMGYNGELRKGYGNMRYGNKGYGNTGLGNIFYNLNIPFEPEYLGYVGSVDPKGYGIKERYYYRLIGRRGLGFDKRTATSYGLTAPITPSLLSVVGRKYYDDRDYYDFNQEGTYKI, from the exons ATGAAGTTATTCATTTTG acTCTTTTCTCCTTGATCCTAGCTGTGACTTCCGAGACTAAAAATTCGAAGACCAAGGCCATCAAAGATGAGAAGACCAAGACCGTCACAGATCAGAAGAGTGATAACTCAGCTTTCCTCCAAAAATTCTTAACACCCCTAAATCATGACACAAACCAAAGATATGGTTTAAAAGGTGTAAAATATGGTAACGAGGGACTCATTAGAAATTATAACAATGGATACTACGATTACAATGATGAAAACGAAGATTACTTGAAGTACGAACGTAGACCAATAGAGTCGAGCAAGGGCCTTTACGAGCCCAATATTTTGGGATATTCTAAAAATATCGGCGCATTCGGAGGCCTCATGAGTTATGGGAATGGTGGTGAACAAAATGTTTGGGGTAATTTTAGAAACTCCGAAGGTAAATTGAGAAACATGGGCGTCTATGACAGGCGTAACAGTTATTCTAGAAATGAAGGTGAATTGAGAAAAGGATATGGTAATAATGGAAATAAGGGTTATGGTGAATTAAGAAAAGGATATGGTGATAACGAAAATAAGGGTTATGGTGAATTTAGAAAAGGATATGGTGATATGAGATACGGAAATATGGGCTATAATGGTGAATTAAGAAAAGAATATGGTAATATGAGATACGGAAATAATATGGGCTATAATGGTGAATTGAGAAAAGGATATGGTAATATGAGATACGGAAATAAGGGTTATGGGAACACAGGGCTTGGAAATATCTTCTATAACCTGAATATACCATTCGAGCCTGAATATTTAGGTTATGTAGGTAGCGTAGATCCAAAAGGGTATGGTATCAAAGAGAGGTATTACTACAGATTGATCGGCCGAAGAGGATTAGGATTCGACAAAAGGACAGCTACTTCCTACGGACTGACTGCACCGATAACGCCGTCGCTTTTGAGCGTGGTTGGAAGAAAGTACTATGACGACCGCGATTACTATGATTTTAACCAAGAGGGTACTTACAAAATATGA